The DNA region AAAACTAGTTTTAAATATTGGTCAAGTTTAGTTGGAACCGAATTAACACTATTAATTGCAGAATAAATAACAGTCAACGGATAACCCAATTCTTTTAAGCAACTAATTACTTTATTTTGAAGATTATTATAATTTTTTTTAAAATAAATTTTTTGTAAAGTATGTAATAATAATCGAACACTATGTGTCTTTAATCCCTGTAATTTTTCAATTTCAACAATATTATTTTGTTGAATAAGCATTAATAAATCTTCAACACTAATTTGTTGTAATACTTTAACTGCGGTTTTAACACCAATTGTTGGAACAGTTAATAAGTCGCCAAAAATTTTCTTTGTCGCTAAATCTAAAAACCCAAATCACTGAAAACACATATCATTCTCATACTTTAACAAAGTATACATTTTAATTTGAGTTGCCTTCTTAAAATTCAGTCTTTTATTTGTAACTAAATAAATTTCATACCCATAATTATTTTGTTCTAAGCAAAGCACATTATCATTAAACTGATAAATAGTGCCACAAATAAAATCATACATATTATCATCCCCTATTTTAAATTAACTTTGTTAGTTAGAAAAATCCTTTTTTAAAATAAAAAAACTCATAATAAATGAGTTTTTTTATTTTTTAATATTTTGTTGGTTATGGTCATTTTACTGTTAAGTTAAAAATTGCTGTATTTTTATAGAGATCAGAACCATTACTTGTAACTATTAAATCAATATTTGTGGCTGGTCCACCTTGACTAACACTTCCATCAATACGCAATAACAACCGATTCTTTAAATCTCGCGCATCTTCTAATAATTTCTTCTGAGCAGCAGATAATTGGCCAGTAATTGTTGCATTCCCTAAAACAGCTCTTAAAATTTCACGAGAATTATCACTAGTAATTGTTACTTCTGTTCCTGTTAAATTTTTTGATAAACGATTGATATCAATTCGTTTTGATTTTGCTTGAACAGCAATATTAGTGATTCCATAAAATTTTGATGCTTTATCAGCATTGATAATAATTGTGGCTGCATAAGCTGTTTGGTCTTCTTGGAAACGATCAGAATTAAAAGTTATTACTGTATTAGGGTCTTTAATTGCTTCTAATAATTGTGGCTCTAATTTACCATCATTTTTTGAACCAACTTCTAAGGATAATAAGGCATTGTATAAATCACCAAAATTATTTCGATTATCAATTGTAATAACTTGACGACTTAAATCGCCACCCAATAAGGTAATATTAACACGATCTCCAATATTGCCACCACCGCCAGTAGTTCTCTCGTTGTTTAAATGACGATATAATTGTCAACCACCAATCCCAAATCCTGTTAATGAAAGTACTAATACAACAATTAATGTTCAAATTTTTCATTGAAACTTGTGATTAATCACTTGAACCATTTTTCGCATTGTCATCATTTGGTTCTTTTGCATTTGTTTTACTAGACTAACCGTTTCTCCCCCGGCTGGTTCAGCAGCAACAACTAAATCATTACGGTCTTTCTCATTATTATTTTCATTATCTTCATTTGATGCTTCAATTTCAGCTGAAAACGATTGCTCTGACACATTATCTGACCCATTATTTTGCTGTTCAAGCGGTATAAACGGTGGTGCAATCGGTGCTGAAACATTAACTGGTTCTTCCTTAGCACCCGTAGGTTTATCATCAGGAAGACTTGTTGTTGAAGGGCGACGACGTAAAGGAATTTTATTAATTGTCTCTTGTGATAACTCAACTGTATGATCAATAATTGGAATCTTTGGGTTTCCGTTATGATCTAATAAATTAGTTTTTCAAAAGAAAGCATATTTATTATTAGTACAATTAATTAAGGCAATTGGCATTACACCATGATCATCTTGACTTTCAGTATTTGGATTTACTTCACAAAAAAACAGTGCTAAATTATTAACATCTTTTGTGCGATCATTACGAATTGCTAAAATAATTTTTTTAAAACTTATTTTACACCTGTCGCACATTTCATCATATATATAACGAATATCATTTTGCATAGTTTTTTGTACCTTCTTTTGCCCCAAATATTGTATTATTTTTTGAATTCTTTATAATTATATCACACTTTTAATAAAAAAAGCATTCCTTGCCTTATTCACAAAAATGCTAATAAAAATGGAGCAGTTTGATGAACTATTTTCATCTTGAGTTTCCTTTAATATCATTAAAAATCACAAAAATTCTATTAAAATTAAAGAACAGATCTTAATTTATAATTCCAAAATATCACGTAACTCTGCTTCTGAAAATTTTGTAAAATTAGCATTTTCTAAATTATTATTTAGTACCGCTTCAATTACTGCTTGCTTATCATTTTGAATTGCTAAAATCTTTTCTTCAATTGTTCCTTTTGCAATCAACTTAATTACTTGCACTGTACTTTGTTGGCCAATTCGGTGAGCACGATCAGTTGCTTGATTTTCAATCGAAGGATTTCATCAAGGATCAAAATGAATAACAACATCAGCTGCTGTTAAATTCAATCCAACACCACCTGCTCTTAAGGAAATTAGAAAAACACTAATTGTTTCATCTTCGTTAAATTTTTGGGTCATCAGCACTCGACTTTCTGATCGTGTTTTACCATCTAAATACAAATATTTTAAATTTAATTCCCTTGTAATTGTTTCAATCCGTTTTAAAACGGTTGTAAATTGTGAAAAAATTAAAATTTTATGACCACCACCTGTTAAATCAGAAAAAATGTCTCGTAAAGCATCTAATTTAGCACTTTCATTCTGATATTTTTCATCTAAAATACTAGGGTCACAACAAATTTGTCTTAGTTTAGTTAATGTTGCAAAAATTTTCAAGCGGTTTTGTTGATATTGACCTGCTTTTAAAATCTTATTAATTTCTTCTCGTGCTGCAGTAGCAAAAGCAGCATAGATTTTCTTTTGTCGTTCAGTCATTTCTACTAAAATTTTATGTTCAATTTTTGGTGGTAATTCACTCATTACATCTTTTTTCAAACGACGCAAAATAAATGGAGCAATTTTTTGTAATAATTCTTTTTTAACTTCTTCATTTTGTTCCCGAATAATTGGAATCTCATATCGTTTTTGAAAGTAATGGTGATGAAACAAAAACCCAGGTAAAATAAAATTAAAGATTGATCATAATTCCGTTAAATTATTTTCAATTGGTGTTCCTGTTAATGCAAAACGAGTTGTAATATTTAACGTTCCAACCGTTTTAGCATTAATTGATTGTGGGTTTTTAATATGTTGTGCTTCATCTAAAAAGCAATATTGAAATTGAAATTGTTGATAATAACCAATATCACGGCGAAGTAATGGATAAGAAGTAATAATGACTTGCACTTCATTAATTTTTGCAAATAATAGTTCTCTTGTTTTGCGTTCACCCGCAATCACCAAAGTCTTTAAAGCGGGGGCAAATTTATTAATTTCATTTTTTCAATTATAAATTAATGATGCTGGAACAACAATTAAAACAGGCGCCATTTTGGGATTCAACTCATATTCTTTTAAAATAAAACTAATTGTTTGTAATGTTTTTCCTAGCCCCATTTCATCAGCTAAAATTCCACCAAATCCCAATGAAGCAAGAGTCTTTAATCAAAAATAACCTTTCTTTTGAAAATCACACATTACCGTTTCTAATGATGCTGGAACACTAAATTTATTTTCTTCTAAATTCTTAATTTTAGTAATTAAATGATCAAAATCAAAATTGAAAGTACAATTAAATTCTGCTCATAAATCCAAATTATTATAAATTGTTAAAGCATGATATTTTGGCAATTGCAATTTACCTGATGCAAATTGTTCTGCTTGAAAATCAAACTGATTAATTAAAGTTGCAAACTTCTGTAATGTCTGTGCTTGTAAATCAATAATTCCCCCATTTGCTAATTGATGATATTTATTCCCATTATTAATCGCCATTAAAATTTCACTTAAATTATGATAATCAATATCTGCTACTTGAAATTCAAATTCTAACCAATTATTTTTTTGATTAACATTAATAGTTGAACTATGAACATTAAAATCAACTAAGCGAACATTTTTAAAATTATCAGTATAAAAAATTTGCGAAAGTGTTTCTAACGTTGAGATATGCTCTGATAACAATTTAATAACATAATTTAAATCATTCAAAATTAAATAATTATATTTTTTAACGAAACCAATTTGTTTTAAAAGAGTTAAATATTGTTGTTCTTGATAAATATCACGTAACACAATTTTACTATCATCGTTAGTTTTATTTAACAAATCAATTGTTATTGTGCCGTAACGAAAGATTGGGCGTAAGATAATTTCCTTACCCTTAAAATCAAAATAACTTTCAATAATTAATGGTGTTTTTTCTAATGTGTTCAAAATTGTTTTATCAACATTAACAACATCACGAGGATAATCTAACAAAGCAACAATTTCTTTAATAACAGCACTAGTTTGATGAGTAGTGAAAGTAATTTGATTTTGATTAGTCACTGCCATTGTTTGATAAATTGGTCCTAACAAAAAGGCATTTTTTTCTCCTAATAGAAAAATTTGTTCATAATCAAATAAACTTCCTTGATTTGTCGTTAAAACTATGGGTGTTATTTTATTGTTAATAATTTGAATTAAATTATCATTTTGTTGAACTTTTAAACTGGGTTGATACTGATCAACACTGATTTTAATATTTGGATATTCATGATCATTAATAATTAATTTAATTGTTTCGTCCTGTAAAGTTATTAAAAATTGTTCTGTTTGATAAGCTGAAAAACCAAAACTTTTTGTAATTGACACACCATAAAAATCCATTTTCTGTGTTTGTAAAAAACTAAAAACATTAATAAATTCTCGCTGTAAAAACCGAATTACTTTTTCCGCAAATGGTGAAAAAACTACTTTTGCTGGATACAAAACAAATTTTTGTGAAATCTCATAACCTTTTAAATAATCTGGATCAAGGGGATTTTTTGCCAAAAAACCTAAAAAATGATAAATGTTTTTAATTTCAAAAAACTGGTCATCCTCATAACCCAATTTTAATTGCACAACAGCGGGTTTTTGAAATGTTGAATCAATAATTAAGCTACATTGACAATCAACAATATTTTCTTTAATTTCATAATTTTGTTTATTCTTATTAACAAATGTGGTTAATAAATGATCAGTTGCGGTAAATACTGATCGCCACTGTTGAATGTTTTCTTTTGATTCATAAAAAGCAAACAACAAAGTTGCAATAATATGCTGACAAATTTGATGCTGAAAATTATAGTCAATACAACTACAACTTTGACGAGTCAAAAATGTCATTTCAGCAACAATGGCAAAAACAACATTAACTTCATAATAATCACTATTATTTTT from Spiroplasma sp. NBRC 100390 includes:
- a CDS encoding DEAD/DEAH box helicase, coding for MESFNLDFIRNLTRLVTFNNAEQLYQTKKVTLLKIDEQQTSNNEKELIISCQVVAKNNSDYYEVNVVFAIVAEMTFLTRQSCSCIDYNFQHQICQHIIATLLFAFYESKENIQQWRSVFTATDHLLTTFVNKNKQNYEIKENIVDCQCSLIIDSTFQKPAVVQLKLGYEDDQFFEIKNIYHFLGFLAKNPLDPDYLKGYEISQKFVLYPAKVVFSPFAEKVIRFLQREFINVFSFLQTQKMDFYGVSITKSFGFSAYQTEQFLITLQDETIKLIINDHEYPNIKISVDQYQPSLKVQQNDNLIQIINNKITPIVLTTNQGSLFDYEQIFLLGEKNAFLLGPIYQTMAVTNQNQITFTTHQTSAVIKEIVALLDYPRDVVNVDKTILNTLEKTPLIIESYFDFKGKEIILRPIFRYGTITIDLLNKTNDDSKIVLRDIYQEQQYLTLLKQIGFVKKYNYLILNDLNYVIKLLSEHISTLETLSQIFYTDNFKNVRLVDFNVHSSTINVNQKNNWLEFEFQVADIDYHNLSEILMAINNGNKYHQLANGGIIDLQAQTLQKFATLINQFDFQAEQFASGKLQLPKYHALTIYNNLDLWAEFNCTFNFDFDHLITKIKNLEENKFSVPASLETVMCDFQKKGYFWLKTLASLGFGGILADEMGLGKTLQTISFILKEYELNPKMAPVLIVVPASLIYNWKNEINKFAPALKTLVIAGERKTRELLFAKINEVQVIITSYPLLRRDIGYYQQFQFQYCFLDEAQHIKNPQSINAKTVGTLNITTRFALTGTPIENNLTELWSIFNFILPGFLFHHHYFQKRYEIPIIREQNEEVKKELLQKIAPFILRRLKKDVMSELPPKIEHKILVEMTERQKKIYAAFATAAREEINKILKAGQYQQNRLKIFATLTKLRQICCDPSILDEKYQNESAKLDALRDIFSDLTGGGHKILIFSQFTTVLKRIETITRELNLKYLYLDGKTRSESRVLMTQKFNEDETISVFLISLRAGGVGLNLTAADVVIHFDPWWNPSIENQATDRAHRIGQQSTVQVIKLIAKGTIEEKILAIQNDKQAVIEAVLNNNLENANFTKFSEAELRDILEL
- the ruvA gene encoding Holliday junction branch migration protein RuvA codes for the protein MYDFICGTIYQFNDNVLCLEQNNYGYEIYLVTNKRLNFKKATQIKMYTLLKYENDMCFQWFGFLDLATKKIFGDLLTVPTIGVKTAVKVLQQISVEDLLMLIQQNNIVEIEKLQGLKTHSVRLLLHTLQKIYFKKNYNNLQNKVISCLKELGYPLTVIYSAINSVNSVPTKLDQYLKLVLFRISQNDTV